One genomic window of Pseudothermotoga sp. includes the following:
- a CDS encoding alpha-glucosidase/alpha-galactosidase, whose amino-acid sequence MKSLKISIVGAGSAVFSMSLVNDLCKLKGFSNSTVVLMDIDVTRLNAVFKLATRYAEETGANLKIEATESLEKALSDCDFVVNTAQVGGSQYIEKVRNVSEKYGYYRGID is encoded by the coding sequence GTGAAATCGTTGAAAATTTCGATCGTCGGCGCCGGAAGTGCTGTCTTTTCAATGAGTCTTGTGAACGATCTGTGCAAACTCAAAGGTTTTTCGAACTCCACGGTTGTCCTCATGGATATCGATGTTACCCGCTTGAACGCGGTCTTCAAGTTAGCCACTCGGTACGCTGAAGAAACCGGGGCAAATTTGAAGATTGAGGCAACCGAAAGTTTAGAAAAGGCTTTGAGCGACTGCGATTTCGTTGTGAACACCGCACAGGTTGGTGGAAGTCAATACATTGAAAAGGTTCGTAACGTGAGTGAAAAGTACGGCTATTACAGGGGTATCGAT